One genomic segment of Rubripirellula amarantea includes these proteins:
- a CDS encoding helix-turn-helix domain-containing protein, whose amino-acid sequence MASEFKVKHFKVRGSADDKITVHQWESVKHTWPRHSHPEYKLGVSEGGTGTFFYRGERYHTGPGKLLVIHPNEAHTCSATGAWRYLYAAPSVIASIVKAFDRNGDIEPLLLPPVIDDSQLAELVLQAHRAMDDGASQLDQESAFYDAICEVLVRHASLPDIPMKEERANIRRVQDSLEARFNENVSLHELAELAGTSAPYLSRVFSKEVGMPIQVYLSQVRVRRAQQMLMAGETPANVAYAVGFTDQSHFTRHFKRLIGVPPGTYSRAIGTAGSS is encoded by the coding sequence ATGGCTTCCGAATTCAAGGTGAAGCATTTCAAAGTTCGCGGTTCTGCTGACGACAAAATTACGGTCCATCAGTGGGAGTCGGTCAAACACACTTGGCCGCGTCACTCACACCCCGAATACAAACTGGGCGTCTCCGAAGGCGGGACGGGCACGTTCTTCTATCGGGGCGAGCGATACCACACTGGACCGGGAAAGCTACTTGTCATCCACCCCAATGAGGCGCATACGTGCTCAGCGACAGGGGCATGGCGGTATCTCTATGCTGCCCCAAGCGTCATCGCAAGCATCGTAAAAGCGTTTGACCGCAATGGTGATATCGAACCCTTGTTGCTGCCTCCGGTCATCGACGATTCTCAACTTGCAGAACTCGTTTTGCAGGCTCACCGGGCGATGGACGACGGAGCTTCGCAATTGGATCAGGAATCTGCGTTCTATGATGCAATCTGTGAAGTCCTGGTTCGACACGCATCATTGCCCGACATACCAATGAAGGAAGAGCGTGCGAACATCCGCCGAGTCCAGGACAGCTTGGAAGCGAGATTCAATGAGAACGTCTCGCTTCACGAACTCGCTGAATTGGCAGGGACTTCTGCCCCGTATCTAAGCCGCGTCTTCTCCAAAGAGGTCGGCATGCCTATCCAGGTCTATCTCTCTCAAGTCCGAGTGCGTCGCGCGCAGCAGATGCTGATGGCCGGTGAGACTCCGGCGAATGTCGCCTACGCCGTCGGTTTCACGGACCAATCGCACTTCACGCGGCATTTCAAACGGCTCAT